The following nucleotide sequence is from Acidobacteriota bacterium.
TCGGCGCGCCGCTCGATGAGTTTGCGCGGCCCCGCAGTGTCGCAGAGATTGCCAAGGCAAAGCAGGCCCTCGGGATTGCCCCCGGCACGATGGCGCTCGGCACCATCACGCGCTTGATGCCGTCGAAGGGCAATCAATACCTGATCGAGGCCGCGCCCAAGGTCCTGGCCAAGCATCCGCATGCGCGGTTCTTCATTGTCGGCGAAGGCGAGTTGCAGCCGGAACTGGAGGCGCAGGCGCGGGCGCTCAATTTGGGCGACAAGCTGGTGTTCACCGGCTTCACGCGCGACGTGGCCGCCGCGCTCTCGGCCCTCGACATCGTCGTGTTTCCGTCGCTGTGGGAAGGCACGCCGCTCACGATGTTCGAGGCCCTCGCCATGGGCAAACCGATTGTCGCGACCGACGCCGATGGCCTGTTGGACGTGCTGACCGATGGCCGCGACGCCCTGGTCGTGCCCAAGGCCAGTGCCGGCCGCCTGGCCGACGCCATCTGCCGGCTGGTCGAGGAGCCGCAACTGGCCGCTGCCCTGGGCGCCCAATCCCGCAAGACCGGCGCCCGTTACGATATTGCCGCGTTCGTCCGCAAGATGGAGCGGCTCTATGTGATGTTGCACGAAACCTCGCGCGCGACCGGCCGAGCGGGTATCCTGCAAGCCGACTTGAGTTTCCTGACCACCGAACGATGATGGACTTCACTGTGGCGTCCGGCTTTAGCCGGACCGGGAACTCCAATGTGGTGTCCGGCTTTAGCCGGACCGGGGCGCAATGACACTGGATCACGACGTCGCCACGCGGTTGCGGGACCGGAGCCTGGCCTGGCGCCTCGGTGCCAGCACTACGGCCGCGATTGGCGTCGTGCTGCTGACGTGGGCCCTGTCGGTTGACGTGGCAAAGGCGTCGGGCGGCTTCTTCGGAGATGCCGCGACCTACTACACCCTGGGCCACAGTCTGGCGACCGATCTCGACTTCGAATACCGCCGCGACGATCTCGCACGGGTCTGGAAGGAGTTTCCGTCCGGACCAGAGGGCTTGTTTCTCAAGCGCGGGAGCGAGGGCCGGCTGTTTTACGCCAAGGCTTATATCTATCCCCTGGCGGCCGCCCCCTTCATCTGGCTGTTTGGTACCAACGGGTTCCTGGTCCTGCACGCGCTCCTGATGACCTTGTGCTTCCTGTGCGCCTACTCGTTCTTGTGCGCGCGCAGTCACCCGGTGGGCGCCCTGGTGTTCGCGTTCGCGTTCCTGTTCGTCTCGCT
It contains:
- a CDS encoding glycosyltransferase family 4 protein codes for the protein MSDSRLPTPTSAKASAGEPDSRRLNIVHVCDHLGWEGSRMHGVKRLFAWMIPRFDASRFNVSLISLRQKDLSADTLEEFGIDVTYMARHKFDPATFTAMLKVLRDKQADLVHLHGYGATTFGRLCAWRMGIPAILHEHANHTDTPWFQKVADKILAPHTDLAIAVSESTGEFTTRARLMPAERTKVVYLGAPLDEFARPRSVAEIAKAKQALGIAPGTMALGTITRLMPSKGNQYLIEAAPKVLAKHPHARFFIVGEGELQPELEAQARALNLGDKLVFTGFTRDVAAALSALDIVVFPSLWEGTPLTMFEALAMGKPIVATDADGLLDVLTDGRDALVVPKASAGRLADAICRLVEEPQLAAALGAQSRKTGARYDIAAFVRKMERLYVMLHETSRATGRAGILQADLSFLTTER